AAAATTACCACGAGTGATAAGTTTTACAGCAGCTCTTTATTCAATTGGTTTTCCACCTGAATTACTTGGATTGAATGCTTTAAATAAGGAAGAATTGAGGTTCTTGAAGACAATTTACGTAAACTTTGAGGAGGATATAATGGATTCACTGAGATACTGTGATATTGAAAGTAAATATATACCTAAGGAATTGAAAGAGTTCATAATGCAAAATTTCCAAGGATACGAGCAAGATCTTGAACATGTAAGTATTTCAAAGGCAATCTTAAAGCAGATAGAAGAAAGAACTGAAACCGGTCTACAAGAAAAAATTTTAAGAGCAGCACATCTTAGAAAATTCTTAGGATAGTTTTTTTACAGCTGAATTTGAAAAAATAAAAGTGGTCATCAACTGACCACTTTTTTGCTATCTTTTTTGCACTATTTCTATTACCCTTTTTAACACTATATCTTCTAATCCAAATAATTGATTTAATCTATCTTGTGTTGAAATATTAAGTTCAATGTCTGCTGTGATTGGATTCTCACCATCTTCATCTGAAAACTTCGCTGTCGGATAGGAAAGTGAAGTTCTTATATTGTCAAAGTACTGATAAACCACATCAGTTGTATGATTTATCAATCCTATCGTCTTTTCACCAATTGTTCGCCCTGGATAAAGTTTCTTAAAAATATACACAAAATCTAACGCTGCATGGGATGTGTATTTGTCAAAGAGTACCCATATTTGTGCAGATGAATACGGTTCTCTTGGTTTAAATTCGTAGGAATATTTTGTTGTTAGTACCTCTCCAGTTGATTTTTTGTATTCAATACCATATTTTTCGAGAGTTCTTAAAATGTAAGCCGTATTAATCAGAGATACGTTTCTAAGGACAGCTATTTTTTTATCTATGAAATGTTCAAATACTTCTTTAAACACAGTAAAGTCCCTTACAGACGAACCACGAACATCTATTATTATTTTCTTAACATCTTTGTTGTACACAAAAAGATTATCAAGGAATTCCCTAAATTTGTTATACACAGTACCCGACAATGAAAATGTCCGTATTTTCAGTACTCCAATATCACCTTCCCTTTCAAAGTGATATGGAGCTTCAGAAGGTAACGCTTGATACTTTGAACTTAGAACAGGGTAACTAAATAAAGTTACAGTCTTTATCTT
This DNA window, taken from Fervidobacterium sp., encodes the following:
- a CDS encoding S41 family peptidase, whose protein sequence is MKIGVRLFVLFVLSGIVVTFLLSWIIEFYKYQERLVSKQELQTISNYLVKVVNEMYPSKFSTEKLKEFQSALETIQSTKKMKFLPIEAFALIQPALNVLKDQNLRLFVPNEPVYSVLPFSVRVLDKKVIVTSTATEKIPCGAQVLSINNITVDDLIDELLRFTSGETYEISEQQLGQLIQLAPELLWKKRRFVWIFYNQEDYDVKYIIDGKTRTEKIKTVTLFSYPVLSSKYQALPSEAPYHFEREGDIGVLKIRTFSLSGTVYNKFREFLDNLFVYNKDVKKIIIDVRGSSVRDFTVFKEVFEHFIDKKIAVLRNVSLINTAYILRTLEKYGIEYKKSTGEVLTTKYSYEFKPREPYSSAQIWVLFDKYTSHAALDFVYIFKKLYPGRTIGEKTIGLINHTTDVVYQYFDNIRTSLSYPTAKFSDEDGENPITADIELNISTQDRLNQLFGLEDIVLKRVIEIVQKR